A part of Sebastes umbrosus isolate fSebUmb1 chromosome 21, fSebUmb1.pri, whole genome shotgun sequence genomic DNA contains:
- the dlec1 gene encoding deleted in lung and esophageal cancer protein 1, translating to MLEEEAETGETSRLDPCVNSHRPASGKSQDISHVLASTFKDLYIKDSIGKDTVSNLIKTKNGRSGYHERYVEELQQAHSEYSRRIKEADMLESHIIEARARAAATESQAYERMKEEMGALYDYQGFLTLKSAYSWCVDSDLLEMNNLISPRDYLPTQKPRVRAPAPIKWNPGKTTISYAMHVSRKPQDDGYTLMPSPEKIIPEMNKSDLSLTFESSSVTPKRKKSPREKPNQTKPRPKWKDEPSAKDREEGWERLQKLKDRNSYLRNPRFLPLNAQQGGTSLVRPRTKTGKTEHVRKGMEEQSSTDVPIFLAKPSLVFFTDYGVGHVYETTLELKNVTSASRTVRVIPPTTPYFSIGLGRFPGESGVVAPGMSCKYSVRFAPDSLGDYEDFIVVESQAEHLLVVPIVASRPPPILTLPRVLNCGCCLIGGVKFVEFPCQNVGLSAGTFCIIPKNQWPASNLRSVVRTYFSEQPPFAVSPSLFVLQPGEGITVEVVFFPNTAEKSCQVFTVVCDNCQVKDVSIEGEGQLIALELVSVSGKKEPAVVGEDHDLTAEHFVRFGPWNPHAVQQKKVIIRNNVHLELPFHWQIMKPNLLPLLPGETPEPSHIQFHPATDDVFHVSPLTGVLPPCQEQEFLFTFCPKELKDYHSVCHLVLRDVPQLPPEPSDDGVLQPVRTGSKLGDVIVMEIEVKGSTEPYQVLLEPYAVVIPGEIFICTTTRRQFKMWNHSKTCIFFQWERMSSSIHIIEVEPSAGGIEENECLDFDLILIGGKTERVVTSLVCHIEHRHEPITLAVEVSFKGPIVTLSVPSVEFGLVRLGEQTQTTLLLTNINQLEAPWMLMERRNTQQDHQDTQISVEPHRGVLPPLASCSVDVLFSPRFSQRYETELELKVENGTGCHLSVRADVQSPQVCLLSCELLLSELYVGVPAKATVTLFNQTLLPSHFSWMAQLQSKQAELCTASFDPSSGTLGPNASLEITVNFVSYTNLELPEVAALCEVQGMNSPLVLSIVTSKTKKLSVSYSLPSVCSPPDDESPSTLLLNFGDDVILKRAITKQLLVTNQTPIPAPFTIEAEYFTCHASEPHKQSEKRFTYVKKPLHSAQAKNVEEKAHKEFVSSLMGHGKGAAFFVLPDAGTLGPFETQTVDVTAYTDMWGEYRDHLICKVGDLEPTLIPVQMTVTGCPLYFQLTGPRPDDQNRGPTTQFGTHVSGGDTVSRSLRINNPTMFDIRMDWKTYNVDQNDRKLVDLVVTYGDAFPVKDADGNEVLSGALRISGGNIQTAWERNKTPGSEGTSSSLRSITSGAEEEYVSEDDCEEEKTCLYPSPAKKKLLSVHIIPHVGNLSDYPYCITPQQIVIPAKSSSTIHVSFTPLTLSGSGCESRCVGLALGFMSLDSKMAACVPGKVGRAQGLDLEPVKIDLLAVVKPAVLLVQTEEDEGVLEFHASAGDLLRAAESEEMLVREFDITRALRLKNTSGMPLHFRLGTQPPFIVLKPQPRARTSTSSNPPTGDGQSLVLQPQQSMQVKVAFHCSLSLLDHEDQADEDVPPGVTLIHRARGGRKLRFQQNLLIHYSNNSLQTVPLCAHLDLATMRLSSDSINFGFCYVGQTQIVEVSLYSQGAHTYWKSCIESDEGDYHVFRVTPDFGLLRSKEVYVSSCIQISFTPSESREFRAVVVIRSPLVKTPLTVQLQGTGSFDEVYRSN from the exons GACATTTCTCATGTGTTAGCAAGCACTTTCAAGGACCTTTACATAAAAGACAGCATTGGGAAAGACACTGTGTCCAACCTCATCAAGACAAAGAATGGACGAAGCGGCTACCATGAAAGATATGTTGAAGAGCTTCAACAG GCTCATTCTGAATACAGCCGGCGTATAAAAGAGGCTGACATGCTGGAGAGTCATATAATTGAGGCCAGAGCTCGGGCTGCAGCCACAGAAAGCCAGGCCTACGAGAGGATGAAAGAGGAGATGGGAGCTCTTTACGATTACCAGGGCTTCCTCACAC TCAAATCAGCGTACTCCTGGTGCGTAGACAGCGATCTTCTTGAAATGAACAACCTGATTTCCCCCCGGGACTACTTACCTACACAAAAACCCCGTGTGCGAGCACCAGCTCCAA TAAAATGGAATCCTGGCAAAACAACCATTTCCTACGCCATGCACGTGTCAAGGAAGCCTCAGGATGATGGTTATACTCTAATGCCCAGTCCAGAGAAGATCATCCCAGAAATGAATAAGTCAGATCTCAGCCTGACCTTCGAATCCAGCTCGGTTACcccaaagaggaagaaaagtcCCAGAGAG AAGCCCAACCAGACCAAACCCAGACCAAAGTGGAAGGATGAGCCAAGTGCAAAGGATCGGGAAGAGGGATGGGAAAGGCTTCAGAAGCTGAAAGATCGAAACAGCTACCTACGCAATCCTCGCTTCCTTCCTCTGAACGCACAGCAGGGCGGCACGTCCCTCGTCCGGCCCAGGACCAAAACGGGGAAGACGGAGCATGTGAGGAAAGGGATGGAAGAGCAAAG CTCCACTGACGTCCCAATCTTCCTCGCAAAACCTTCATTGGTGTTTTTCACTGACTACGGTGTGGGACATGTTTATGAG ACTACACTGGAGCTGAAAAACGTGACCTCTGCGAGCCGTACGGTCCGTGTCATCCCTCCTACCACTCCTTACTTCTCTATTGGCCTGG GGAGATTCCCTGGCGAGAGCGGTGTTGTCGCCCCGGGGATGAGCTGTAAGTACTCAGTGCGTTTCGCTCCAGACTCCCTGGGGGACTACGAGGACTTCATAGTGGTGGAGTCCCAGGCTGAACACCTGCTCGTGGTGCCCATCGTGGCCAGTAGACCCCCTCCGATACTCACAC TACCGAGAGTTCTGAACTGTGGTTGTTGTCTGATCGGAGGAGTAAAGTTTGTTGAGTTCCCGTGCCAAAATGTCGGCCTCAGCGCCGGGACCTTCTGCATCATCCCCAAGAACCAGTGGCCGGCCTCGAACCTCAGG TCTGTGGTCAGAACTTACTTCTCTGAGCAGCCACCCTTTGCAGTCAGCCCGTCTCTTTTTGTCCTGCAGCCGGGAGAGGGCATTACGGTGGAG gtGGTGTTCTTTCCCAACACTGCTGAGAAGAGCTGTCAGGTGTTCACTGTTGTGTGTGACAACTGCCAGGTGAAAGACGTTTCCATTGAAG gTGAGGGCCAGCTGATTGCCCTTGAGCTCGTGTCTGTATCTGGGAAGAAGGAGCCTGCTGTGGTGGGAGAAGATCACGACCTCACTGCAGAGCACTTTGTCCGTTTCGGCCCTTGGAACCCTCACGctgtgcaacaaaaaaaagtcatcattaGAAACAATGT CCACTTGGAGCTGCCGTTCCACTGGCAGATCATGAAGCCCAACCTGCTCCCTCTGCTTCCAGGGGAAACCCCAGAGCCCTCCCACATCCAGTTCCACCCGGCCACAGACGATGTTTTCCACGTCAGCCCCCTAACAGGGGTTCTACCCCCCTGCCAGGAACAGGAGTTTCTGTTCACCTTCTGTCCTAAAGAG tTGAAGGACTACCACAGTGTCTGTCATTTAGTCCTGAGGGACGTCCCCCAGCTGCCACCAGAGCCCAGTGACGACGG CGTCCTTCAGCCTGTGCGCACCGGGTCCAAGTTAGGCGATGTCATCGTCATGGAGATAGAGGTCAAGGGGTCAACGGAGCCGTACCAGGTCCTACTGGAGCCCTACGCTGTTGTAATTCCCGGAGAGATTTTCATTTGCACAACCACTCGCAGGCAATTCAAG ATGTGGAACCACAGCAAAACCTGCATCTTTTTTCAATGGGAGAGAATGAGCAGCAGCATCCACATCATAGAAGTAGAGCCCTCTGCTGGTGGAATAG AGGAGAACGAGTGTCTTGATTTCGACCTGATTTTGATCGGAGGGAAAACAGAGAGGGTTGTGACGAGTCTAGTTTGCCACATAGAGCACCGCCACGAGCCCATCACTTTGGCCGTGGAGGTCTCTTTTAAG GGTCCCATAGTGACCCTCAGTGTGCCCAGTGTGGAGTTTGGGCTCGTGAGGCTTGGGGAGCAGACCCAGACCACGCTGCTCCTCACTAACATCAACCAGCTGGAGGCCCCCTGGATGCTGATGGAGAGGCGTAATACTCAGCAGGACCACCAAGACACACAG ATCTCAGTGGAGCCACACAGAGGTGTGCTGCCCCCGTTGGCCTCTTGCAGTGTGGATGTGCTGTTTAGTCCCCGTTTCAGCCAGCGATATGAAACAGAGCTGGAGCTGAAGGTGGAGAATGGAACAGGATG TCACCTGTCGGTGCGAGCAGATGTGCAGTCTCCTCAGGTGTGTCTGCTCAgctgtgagctgctgctctctgaaCTCTATGTTGGAGTTCCTGCCAAGGCAACCGTGACGCTCTTCAACCAGACCCTGCTGCCGTCACACTTCAGCTGGATG GCTCAGCTCCAGAGTAAACAGGCTGAACTGTGTACAGCCAGTTTTGACCCCTCATCTGGTACTCTGGGACCTAATGCCAGTTTGGAGATCACAGTTAACTTTGTCTCTTACACAAAT ctGGAGCTGCCTGAGGTGGCTGCTCTCTGTGAGGTCCAGGGGATGAACTCTCCTCTTGTTCTTAGCATCGTGACTTCCAAAACCAAGAAACTCAGTGTGTCCTACTCGCTGCCCAGTGTCTG CTCTCCCCCAGATGACGAGAGCCCCTCAACACTGTTACTCAACTTTGGAGATGACGTCATTTTGAAGAGAGCCATCACTAAGCAGTTATTGGTAACCAATCAGACTCCCATCCCTGCCCCTTTCACCATAGAGGCAGAGTATTTCACCTGCCATGCCTCAGAGCCACATAAGCAGTCAGAGAAACG ATTCACGTACGTCAAGAAGCCGCTTCACTCTGCCCAAGCCAAGAATGTAGAAGAAAAAGCACACAAGG AGTTTGTGAGCAGCCTAATGGGTCATGGAAAAGGTGCAGCGTTCTTTGTCCTGCCCGACGCTGGGACGCTGGGACCTTTTGAGACCCAGACTGTGGACGTCACTGCCTACACTGACATGTGGGGGGAATACAGAGATCACCTCATATGCAAA GTCGGGGACCTCGAGCCCACGCTCATTCCGGTTCAGATGACAGTGACAGGATGCCCGCTCTACTTCCAACTGACAGGCCCACGTCCAGATGACCAGAACCGGGGCCCGACCACACA GTTTGGCACTCATGTATCCGGAGGTGACACGGTGTCTCGTTCTCTTCGCATCAACAACCCCACCATGTTTG ATATTCGCATGGACTGGAAAACATATAACGTGGATCAGAATGACCGTAAACTGGTGGATCTTGTGGTGACATACGGAGATGCCTTCCCAGTTAAAGACGCCGATGGCAACGAGGTGTTGAGTGGAGCGTTGAGGATTTCTGGTGGGAACATTCAAACAGCCTGGGAGAGAAACAAGACCCCAGGCTCTGAGGGAACGAGCTCCTCCCTCCGAAGCATCACT agcggagcagaggaggaatATGTATCTGAAGATGACTGTGAGGAAGAGAAAACCTGTCTTTATCCCTCTCCTGCAAAGAAAAAGCTCTTGTCTGTCCACATCATACCTCATGTGGGCAACCTCTCAGATTACCCATACTGCATCACACCCCAGCAAATA GTGATTCCAGCGAAGAGCAGCAGCACCATCCACGTGTCTTTCACTCCTTTGACTCTGTCCGGGTCGGGTTGTGAGTCCAGATGTGTGGGCCTGGCTCTGGGCTTCATGAGTCTAGACTCCAAG ATGGCTGCCTGTGTCCCGGGGAAGGTTGGGAGAGCTCAGGGTTTGGATTTGGAGCCTGTCAAAATAGATCTACTAGCAGTCGTTAAGCCTGCAGT GCTGTTGGTGCAGAcggaggaggacgagggggTGCTGGAGTTTCACGCCTCAGCCGGTGATTTACTGAGAGCAGCAGAATCCGAGGAG ATGCTAGTTCGTGAATTTGACATCACTCGGGCCCTTCGGCTAAAAAACACCTCAGGAATGCCCCTTCACTTCAGACTGGGGACTCAGCCTCCATTTATAGTGCTCAAGCCGCAGCCTCGGGCCCGGACCAGCACCTCCAGCAACCCGCCTACTGGTGACGGCCAGTCTCTGGTGCTGCAGCCACAACAAAGCATGCAG GTGAAGGTGGCCTTCCACTGCTCCCTGTCCCTGCTGGACCACGAAGACCAGGCAGATGAGGATGTCCCTCCCGGGGTAACGTTGATCCATCGTgcgagaggaggaaggaagctgAGGTTCCAGCAAAACCTCCTGATTCACTACAGCAACAACAGCCTGCAG ACGGTGCCTCTCTGTGCCCATTTGGATCTTGCTACAATGCGTCTGTCCAGCGACAGCATCAACTTTGGGTTCTGTTACGTGGGGCAGACGCAGATAGTAGAAGTCAGCCTCTACAGCCAAGGAGCCCACACCTACTGGAAATCATGTATAG